From the Phaeobacter inhibens DSM 16374 genome, one window contains:
- a CDS encoding replication initiator protein A, protein MAGQISGPVFGQMTAGGGAQRGDFFLCDVFDAIPKNDLASMEHPLFSLGTRPDRRILNYEHNGAEITVVPSVKGLATIHDKDILIFCISQLMAAVNAGRQVSRTLHLTAHDLLVATNRETSGDAYRRLREAFERLAGTRITTNIVTGGQEVTSGFGLIESWEIVRKARGGRMVNVVVTLSEWIYRAVLSKSVLTLSRDYFRLRKPLERRIYELARKHCGRQDSWQISVEVLLKKSGSASPRRVFRKMLRDMIAAQPLPDYAMEELPGDLIRFSQKHAVLDNSQRPPVLSARTLEQARSLIPGVDVYALEADWRTMWVRSGAPRLRRPDAAFLGWVKKRATE, encoded by the coding sequence ATGGCAGGCCAGATTTCAGGCCCGGTTTTTGGCCAGATGACCGCAGGCGGCGGGGCGCAGCGCGGGGATTTTTTCCTCTGCGATGTGTTTGATGCGATCCCCAAAAACGATCTTGCCTCGATGGAGCATCCGCTGTTCTCGCTGGGGACCCGGCCAGACCGGCGCATTCTGAACTATGAACACAATGGTGCCGAGATCACTGTGGTGCCCTCGGTCAAAGGGCTGGCGACGATCCACGACAAGGATATTCTGATCTTCTGCATCAGCCAGCTGATGGCGGCGGTGAATGCCGGCCGGCAGGTCAGCCGCACGCTGCATCTCACCGCCCATGATCTGCTGGTGGCGACCAACCGCGAGACCTCGGGCGATGCCTACCGGCGTCTGCGCGAAGCGTTTGAGCGGCTGGCCGGCACCCGCATCACCACCAATATCGTCACCGGCGGGCAGGAGGTCACCAGCGGCTTTGGTCTGATCGAGAGCTGGGAGATCGTGCGCAAGGCGCGCGGCGGGCGCATGGTCAATGTGGTGGTGACGCTCAGCGAATGGATCTACCGTGCGGTGCTGTCGAAATCGGTGCTGACCCTCAGCCGCGATTACTTCCGGCTCCGCAAGCCGCTGGAGCGGCGCATCTATGAGCTGGCTCGCAAACATTGCGGTCGCCAGGACAGCTGGCAGATCTCGGTAGAGGTGCTGTTGAAGAAATCCGGCTCCGCCAGCCCGCGTCGGGTGTTTCGCAAGATGCTGCGCGACATGATTGCGGCCCAGCCCTTGCCGGATTACGCGATGGAGGAGCTGCCGGGGGATCTGATCCGGTTTTCCCAGAAACACGCAGTGCTCGACAACAGCCAGCGCCCGCCGGTGCTGAGCGCGCGGACGCTGGAACAGGCCCGCAGCCTGATCCCCGGTGTGGATGTCTATGCGCTGGAGGCCGACTGGCGCACGATGTGGGTGCGCTCCGGCGCGCCGCGGTTGCGGCGACCCGATGCGGCATTTTTGGGCTGGGTCAAGAAACGCGCCACGGAATAG
- a CDS encoding AAA family ATPase: MARETQKKDPSRSAAGLPPYFNIDPDAALGDLDTPTSTGGFAEIAEACARGRADLSSRGMNEEGRKSLRLFSTWEITRYLIPVAQAHFRRVLKANPELPQGRSETEGGAKWFTLDEVLRLRAHFAAQGSKAKDYTPYRPEGLPAKMVAVANFKGGVGKTSTAAHLAMSAALDGYKVLVIDLDSQGSMTSIFGGKVEDEWQTAFPLLARHYGDHLRLENQRRLDRGDAPQPLDDSLSAAMEMTAADVIQPTHWPNIDLIGAQLNLYWAEFQIPVWRMAARSWKLWDALTERLEADGVLEQYDVIFIDTPPALGYLTINGLSAADILLVPMGASFLEFDSTGRFFDMLHSTFASIEEGENLAARALGRPEIAFEWDAVRTVITRYDSAQQGELAALMQAYLGPTLSPHRQDYTALIGQAGEQVNGIYEADYRDFNRETYARGRETFDATYAAFKRLLLAVWRRDELQMQRAAQ; this comes from the coding sequence ATGGCACGAGAGACCCAGAAGAAAGACCCAAGCCGCAGTGCGGCCGGGCTGCCCCCCTATTTCAACATCGATCCCGATGCCGCCCTTGGCGATTTGGATACGCCCACCAGCACCGGTGGCTTTGCCGAAATCGCCGAGGCCTGCGCCCGCGGCCGTGCGGATCTCTCCAGTCGGGGCATGAATGAGGAAGGACGCAAATCGCTGCGCCTGTTCTCCACCTGGGAAATCACCCGCTATCTGATCCCGGTCGCCCAGGCCCATTTCCGCCGGGTGCTGAAGGCCAACCCCGAGCTGCCGCAGGGCCGCTCCGAAACCGAAGGCGGCGCCAAGTGGTTCACCCTCGACGAGGTGCTGCGCCTGCGCGCGCATTTTGCCGCCCAGGGATCCAAGGCCAAGGATTACACCCCCTACCGCCCCGAAGGGCTGCCCGCCAAAATGGTCGCTGTCGCCAACTTCAAAGGCGGCGTCGGCAAGACGTCTACCGCGGCCCATCTGGCGATGTCAGCGGCGCTGGATGGCTACAAGGTGCTGGTGATTGATCTGGATAGCCAGGGCTCGATGACCTCGATCTTTGGTGGCAAGGTCGAAGACGAATGGCAGACCGCCTTCCCGCTCTTGGCGCGCCACTACGGCGATCACCTGCGGCTGGAAAACCAGCGCCGTCTGGATCGCGGCGATGCGCCCCAGCCGCTGGACGACAGCCTGTCGGCGGCGATGGAGATGACGGCAGCGGATGTGATCCAGCCCACCCATTGGCCCAATATCGATCTGATCGGCGCGCAGCTCAATCTGTACTGGGCCGAATTCCAGATCCCGGTCTGGCGGATGGCCGCGCGCAGCTGGAAGCTCTGGGATGCGCTCACCGAGCGGCTGGAGGCTGATGGCGTGCTGGAGCAATACGACGTGATCTTCATCGACACGCCGCCGGCCCTTGGCTACCTGACCATCAACGGGCTGTCGGCGGCGGATATCCTTCTGGTGCCGATGGGCGCGTCTTTCTTGGAATTCGACAGTACGGGGCGGTTTTTCGATATGCTGCATTCGACCTTCGCCTCCATCGAGGAGGGCGAAAATCTGGCGGCGCGCGCGCTGGGGCGGCCGGAGATTGCCTTTGAATGGGATGCGGTGCGCACGGTGATCACCCGCTATGACAGCGCCCAACAGGGTGAGCTGGCAGCCCTGATGCAGGCCTATCTGGGACCCACCCTGTCGCCGCACCGGCAGGATTACACCGCGCTGATCGGTCAGGCCGGCGAGCAGGTCAATGGCATCTACGAGGCCGATTACCGCGATTTCAACCGCGAAACCTACGCGAGGGGGCGCGAGACCTTTGATGCCACCTATGCGGCCTTCAAGCGGCTCCTGCTGGCGGTCTGGCGCCGGGATGAGTTGCAGATGCAGCGCGCGGCGCAGTAA
- a CDS encoding calcium-binding protein — protein sequence MGRPDDNPDWEVCNPECEIEFSDDKFSPNYNDGTTERGGTDGNIINLNDHDAGDNAAAGGGNDAVYGNGRNNRLDGQSGQDYIEGRGGDDAINGDGGNDTLFGGNGTHQTRDGDDWIDGGDGCDYIDGENGNDSLLGGKEQDTVFGGSGNDQIFGDDGDGNEDNGDAGDYLYGDLGDDCMDGEGGDDCMWGDQGQSGETSYDGDDTMYGRGGNDRMNGQGGNDRMAGGLGDDLVIGGSGNDEMFGDERQSQNDDLDFGADSGPVGKGPNEDGHDCMLGGEGHDTMDGQGGRDTMFGENGDDLMQGGRGRDLMDGGAGRDDVNGDAGKDTIRGGSDNDVLEGGAQGDLIFGDHGRVKAGYDIDWSCCDDDDKVVAQSHAGSDETNLRDVDCPDCYTPYDYGESGNDRIRGGSGHDTMYGEAGNDVIIGGRGFDEGYGGTGRDRLYGNQGNDTLYGNEGDDCVHGNVGDDLLYGNSGNDTVKGGDGDDLIYGNNQADTLYGDAGDDTMYGGHGNDLMHGGTGNDVMSGGDGKDTVNGDDGDDLLMGDNRADELNGGNGDDVLLGGNGADDLNGDNGDDCLYGEVGDDNLDGGRGHDFLDGGEGNDTLHGGAGNFNDYLKGGAGDDDLTGGNGKDVFIIDLEWDGTSFVSGDGIDCINDFDIDEDHDVLAFRVTNVGDGIGTSAQDAFAALNDGAASVNDDGTDTTISAGGATVIIKGLTNVNGYSSLGQDALPSGGVGINAVTTGDAGSYEAIRVVTSDDGFDDSYDNIWGHTI from the coding sequence ATGGGTAGACCAGACGACAACCCAGACTGGGAAGTTTGCAATCCTGAGTGCGAAATCGAATTCAGCGATGACAAGTTCTCACCAAATTACAACGATGGCACCACCGAACGTGGTGGCACCGACGGCAATATCATCAACCTGAACGACCACGACGCTGGCGACAACGCCGCGGCCGGCGGCGGCAATGACGCCGTCTATGGCAACGGGCGCAACAACCGGCTCGATGGTCAGTCCGGCCAGGACTATATCGAAGGCCGCGGCGGCGATGACGCCATCAATGGCGATGGCGGCAATGACACCCTGTTCGGTGGCAATGGCACCCATCAGACCCGTGACGGGGATGACTGGATCGATGGCGGCGATGGCTGCGATTACATCGACGGTGAAAACGGCAATGACTCGCTGCTGGGCGGCAAGGAGCAGGACACTGTGTTTGGCGGCAGTGGCAACGACCAGATCTTTGGTGATGACGGCGACGGCAACGAGGACAACGGCGATGCCGGTGACTACCTCTACGGCGATCTCGGCGACGACTGCATGGACGGCGAAGGTGGTGACGACTGCATGTGGGGTGATCAAGGTCAGTCCGGCGAAACCAGCTACGACGGCGATGACACCATGTATGGCCGTGGCGGCAATGACCGGATGAACGGTCAGGGCGGCAACGACCGGATGGCAGGTGGTCTTGGCGACGACCTGGTGATCGGTGGATCCGGCAACGACGAGATGTTCGGTGACGAACGCCAGTCGCAGAACGACGATCTCGACTTTGGCGCGGACAGCGGTCCGGTTGGCAAAGGTCCCAATGAAGATGGCCATGACTGCATGTTGGGTGGCGAAGGCCATGACACCATGGATGGTCAGGGCGGCCGTGACACCATGTTCGGCGAAAACGGCGACGACCTGATGCAGGGCGGCCGTGGTCGCGATCTGATGGACGGTGGTGCCGGACGTGATGACGTCAATGGCGATGCTGGCAAGGACACCATCCGCGGCGGCAGCGACAATGACGTTCTCGAAGGCGGTGCCCAGGGCGACCTCATCTTTGGGGACCATGGCCGGGTCAAGGCCGGGTATGACATCGACTGGAGCTGCTGCGATGACGACGACAAAGTCGTCGCGCAATCGCATGCTGGCAGCGATGAAACCAATCTGCGCGATGTCGACTGCCCCGACTGCTACACGCCTTACGACTATGGTGAATCCGGCAATGACCGCATTCGCGGCGGTTCCGGCCATGACACCATGTACGGCGAAGCCGGCAATGACGTCATCATCGGCGGTCGTGGCTTCGACGAAGGCTATGGTGGCACCGGACGGGACCGTCTTTATGGCAACCAGGGCAATGATACGCTCTATGGCAACGAAGGCGACGACTGCGTCCACGGCAATGTCGGCGACGACCTGCTATACGGCAACTCTGGCAACGACACCGTCAAAGGCGGCGATGGCGATGACCTGATCTATGGTAACAACCAGGCCGATACGCTGTATGGCGATGCAGGCGACGACACCATGTATGGTGGTCATGGCAATGACCTGATGCACGGCGGCACTGGCAATGACGTCATGAGCGGCGGCGACGGCAAAGACACCGTCAACGGCGATGATGGCGACGACCTGCTGATGGGTGACAATCGCGCCGATGAGCTGAACGGCGGCAATGGCGATGACGTTCTTCTGGGCGGCAACGGCGCTGACGACCTGAATGGCGACAACGGCGACGACTGCCTCTATGGCGAAGTTGGCGATGACAATCTGGATGGTGGCCGTGGCCATGACTTCCTGGATGGCGGTGAAGGCAATGACACGCTGCATGGCGGGGCCGGCAACTTCAACGACTACCTGAAAGGTGGCGCGGGAGATGACGATCTGACCGGTGGCAATGGCAAGGATGTCTTCATCATCGACCTGGAATGGGATGGCACCTCGTTTGTCTCCGGTGATGGGATCGACTGCATCAATGACTTTGATATCGACGAAGACCACGACGTGCTGGCCTTCCGCGTGACCAATGTCGGCGATGGGATCGGAACTTCGGCACAGGATGCCTTTGCGGCACTGAATGACGGGGCCGCTTCGGTCAATGACGATGGCACCGACACCACCATCTCTGCTGGTGGGGCCACCGTGATCATCAAAGGTCTGACCAATGTCAACGGCTACAGCTCGCTTGGCCAGGACGCTCTGCCTTCGGGTGGCGTCGGGATCAATGCGGTCACCACCGGTGATGCCGGCAGCTACGAGGCGATCCGTGTCGTGACCAGCGATGACGGCTTCGATGACAGCTACGACAACATCTGGGGTCACACCATCTGA
- a CDS encoding type I secretion system permease/ATPase, which translates to MKTKRVFDGQRGVITSIFVASIFVNLLVLTAPLYMLQLFARVMASGSMPTLIALTTGACIALVFFFLFDVIRQRLVARLGSRLEARLSPVVLQGMISGNLPAQLRTAEPIRDIQDLRGFVTSPVFIALLDAPWSLLFIALIFVFSPILGLVAVAGLLLLLGLGVLSELMGRGPGKTSEEAARETNAAVDEMMVNAEIIHAMGKTSAQIGRWRGRAFTAILFGTLVTDRVALMTSLAKAVRMGLQIAVLGVGVVLVINNQLTPGLMIASSILLGRAAAPVEQSIAGWRALLKARSAKERLNLLLAHAEDTSDRMELPDPTGRLSVENATVVLPGRQDPLLLDVTLSLQPGHALGLIGPSGAGKTTLARALVGLQPLVRGHVRIDDAALTDWDPEQIGRHIGFLPQQVELFRGTVAENIAMMDPSAKPSDVVAAAKLARVHELILALPGGYNAEVGPRGSFLSAGQRQRIGLARAFFGERKLIVLDEPNANLDPEGEEALAAAIEEACARGAIVVVVTHRLNLLRRVSHAALVQEGRIARFGEARQIIEAAAQPISRPEGDPKVTNFTPRREARAGTDASAAASATEGTQS; encoded by the coding sequence ATGAAGACGAAACGGGTCTTTGACGGACAACGGGGTGTTATCACCTCAATTTTTGTAGCGAGTATCTTTGTTAACCTGCTTGTCCTGACAGCGCCGCTGTACATGTTGCAATTGTTTGCCCGGGTCATGGCTTCGGGCAGCATGCCAACCTTGATTGCTTTGACCACCGGCGCGTGTATCGCGCTGGTGTTCTTTTTTCTTTTTGATGTCATTCGCCAACGCCTGGTCGCCCGCCTCGGCTCGCGGCTGGAAGCGCGGCTCAGCCCGGTTGTCCTGCAAGGGATGATCAGCGGCAACCTGCCTGCGCAACTGCGCACCGCGGAACCGATCCGCGATATTCAGGACTTGCGCGGCTTTGTCACCAGCCCGGTGTTCATCGCGCTTCTGGATGCGCCCTGGTCATTGTTGTTCATCGCGTTGATCTTTGTATTCAGCCCGATCCTGGGGCTGGTGGCGGTGGCCGGGCTGCTGCTGTTGCTGGGCCTTGGTGTGCTGAGCGAACTGATGGGGCGCGGACCGGGCAAAACCTCTGAAGAGGCCGCCCGCGAAACCAATGCCGCGGTTGACGAAATGATGGTCAATGCCGAGATCATCCACGCCATGGGCAAGACCTCTGCCCAGATCGGCCGCTGGCGCGGACGCGCCTTTACCGCGATCCTCTTTGGCACATTGGTCACCGACCGGGTGGCACTGATGACCTCGCTGGCCAAGGCCGTGCGCATGGGGCTGCAAATCGCGGTGCTGGGCGTGGGCGTGGTGCTGGTGATCAACAACCAGCTGACACCGGGGCTGATGATTGCCTCCTCGATCCTTCTGGGCCGGGCGGCGGCGCCGGTGGAGCAATCCATCGCCGGCTGGCGCGCCCTGCTGAAGGCGCGCAGCGCCAAGGAGCGGCTGAACCTGCTTCTGGCCCATGCCGAGGACACCAGTGACCGGATGGAACTGCCCGATCCCACAGGGCGGCTGTCGGTGGAAAATGCCACCGTGGTGCTGCCGGGGCGGCAGGATCCGCTGCTGCTGGATGTCACCCTGTCGCTGCAACCGGGCCATGCGCTGGGGCTGATCGGCCCGTCGGGGGCCGGCAAGACCACGCTGGCCCGCGCGCTGGTGGGGCTGCAACCGCTGGTGCGGGGGCATGTGCGCATCGATGATGCCGCCCTCACCGACTGGGACCCTGAACAGATTGGCCGCCACATCGGCTTTCTGCCGCAGCAGGTGGAGCTGTTCCGCGGCACCGTGGCCGAAAACATCGCCATGATGGACCCCAGCGCCAAACCCTCGGATGTGGTGGCCGCTGCCAAACTGGCGCGGGTGCATGAGCTGATCCTGGCCCTGCCCGGCGGGTATAATGCCGAGGTCGGCCCGCGCGGCAGTTTCCTCTCCGCAGGTCAGCGCCAGCGCATCGGTCTGGCGCGCGCCTTCTTTGGCGAGCGCAAGCTGATCGTGCTGGATGAACCCAATGCCAATCTCGACCCCGAAGGCGAAGAGGCCCTGGCCGCCGCCATCGAGGAGGCCTGCGCCCGCGGCGCCATCGTGGTGGTGGTGACCCATCGGCTCAACCTGTTGCGCCGGGTCAGCCATGCCGCCCTGGTGCAGGAGGGGCGCATCGCCCGCTTTGGCGAGGCCCGTCAGATCATCGAGGCCGCCGCCCAGCCGATCAGCCGGCCAGAGGGCGATCCCAAGGTCACAAATTTCACGCCCCGCCGTGAGGCCCGGGCCGGGACTGACGCCAGCGCCGCAGCCAGTGCCACAGAAGGAACACAGTCATGA
- a CDS encoding HlyD family type I secretion periplasmic adaptor subunit has translation MSSSDSRDLVPRKGSEIEMSRGFQDLMPDGFALPRTPPTRVRQLVMWMLVCGFGLFGGLVFWATQAEMTSAVVASGQFTVAGDRLSVQHLEGGIVREINVAEGDMVAEGDVIAVLDGRRMRASRAILTSQMASLLAQQARLQAELAEADQIEVPAELDQLIAEDPQLVSLFEVQRDVFTSNRALYEGQVQILRDRISQLGKQLNGRQARITAIEDQLTLIKGEVADLHKLYEKGLVPKTRLSDRQLQHTGLMGTFGALESDSENIQERIAETEERILQVHRDTVNRISSETQLVQERILDLRQRLDAAEDVLERQIIRAPQAGRVVELSINTLGQVLNPGQNVLELVPSGSDLIVETRVSPTDIDEVVTGGQARVQLTAYSFRSTPPVRGEVVMVAADSIADLNSGIPYYRVHIRIPPEELAALPNVKTLPGMPAQAMIETGRQTLADYLLSPVLRSMSNALREGNG, from the coding sequence ATGAGCAGCAGCGACAGCAGAGATCTGGTGCCCCGCAAGGGCAGCGAGATTGAAATGAGCCGTGGCTTTCAGGACCTGATGCCGGATGGCTTTGCCCTGCCCCGCACCCCGCCCACCCGCGTGCGCCAATTGGTGATGTGGATGCTGGTCTGCGGCTTTGGCCTGTTTGGCGGGCTGGTGTTCTGGGCCACACAGGCCGAGATGACCAGCGCCGTGGTGGCCTCGGGGCAATTTACCGTGGCGGGCGACCGGCTCAGCGTGCAGCATCTGGAGGGCGGCATCGTCCGCGAGATCAATGTGGCCGAGGGCGATATGGTCGCCGAAGGGGATGTGATTGCGGTGCTGGACGGGCGCCGGATGCGCGCCAGCCGCGCCATTCTGACCAGCCAGATGGCCAGCCTGCTGGCCCAGCAGGCCCGGCTGCAGGCCGAATTGGCTGAGGCCGATCAGATTGAAGTCCCGGCAGAGCTGGACCAGCTGATTGCCGAAGATCCGCAGCTGGTCTCCCTGTTTGAGGTGCAGCGCGATGTCTTCACCAGCAACCGCGCCCTTTATGAAGGGCAGGTGCAGATCCTGCGTGACCGGATTTCCCAGCTGGGCAAGCAGCTCAACGGGCGGCAGGCGCGGATCACCGCAATTGAGGATCAGCTGACCCTGATCAAGGGCGAGGTCGCCGATCTGCACAAGCTCTATGAAAAAGGTCTGGTGCCCAAAACCCGGCTCAGTGACCGGCAGCTGCAACACACCGGGCTGATGGGCACCTTTGGCGCGCTGGAAAGCGACAGCGAAAACATTCAGGAGCGCATTGCCGAAACCGAGGAGCGCATCCTGCAGGTTCACCGCGACACGGTGAACCGGATTTCCAGCGAAACCCAGCTGGTGCAGGAACGCATTCTGGATCTGCGCCAGCGGCTGGATGCGGCAGAGGATGTGCTGGAGCGCCAGATCATCCGCGCGCCGCAGGCCGGCCGGGTGGTGGAACTGTCCATCAACACCCTGGGTCAGGTGCTGAACCCGGGTCAGAATGTGCTGGAGCTGGTGCCCTCGGGCAGCGATCTGATTGTCGAAACACGCGTCTCGCCCACCGATATTGACGAGGTGGTGACCGGCGGGCAGGCCCGGGTGCAGCTCACCGCCTATAGTTTCCGCTCCACCCCGCCGGTCCGGGGCGAGGTGGTGATGGTGGCCGCTGACAGTATCGCCGATCTCAACAGCGGCATTCCCTATTACCGCGTTCACATCCGCATTCCGCCCGAAGAGCTGGCGGCGCTGCCCAATGTCAAAACCCTGCCCGGCATGCCCGCGCAGGCGATGATCGAGACAGGCCGGCAGACATTGGCGGATTACCTGCTCAGCCCGGTGCTGCGCAGCATGTCGAACGCCTTGAGAGAGGGGAATGGCTGA
- a CDS encoding UDP-glucose dehydrogenase family protein, whose translation MRIAMIGTGYVGLVSGVCFSDFGHDVVCVDKDAAKIARLQAGEVPIYEPGLEDLMARNVAAGRLSFTDDLAAAVAEAEAVFIAVGTPTRRGDGHADLTYVMAASEEIAAALQGYTVVVTKSTVPLGTNRQVKQVIAKSNPAADFDVASNPEFLREGAAIDDFMRPDRVVVGVQNDRAAEVMAEIYRPLYLRDFPILTTDLESAEMIKYAANAFLATKITFMNEIAGLCERVGSDVKEVARGIGLDGRIGNKFLHAGPGYGGSCFPKDTAALARIGQDHAYPMQITETVMRVNQEVKARMLEKLRDACDGSFNGKTIAVLGVTFKPNTDDMREAPSLTIVPALIGGGARVRVVDPQGEAEGRDLLPGVKWEEDPYKAARNADLVVLLTEWNEFRALDLKALARKMAQPRMVDLRNIYTAKAAKRAGFETYIGVGR comes from the coding sequence ATGCGCATTGCAATGATTGGCACCGGATATGTCGGATTGGTCTCCGGCGTCTGCTTTTCCGACTTTGGCCATGACGTGGTCTGCGTCGACAAGGACGCCGCCAAGATCGCCCGGCTACAAGCCGGCGAGGTGCCGATCTATGAGCCGGGGCTGGAGGATCTGATGGCGCGCAATGTGGCTGCGGGCCGGCTGTCCTTTACCGATGATCTGGCCGCCGCCGTGGCCGAGGCCGAAGCGGTGTTCATCGCCGTTGGCACGCCAACACGGCGCGGCGATGGTCATGCCGATCTCACCTATGTGATGGCCGCCAGCGAGGAGATCGCCGCCGCCCTGCAGGGCTATACCGTGGTGGTCACCAAATCGACCGTTCCCCTGGGCACCAACCGGCAGGTGAAACAGGTGATTGCCAAATCCAACCCGGCGGCAGATTTCGATGTGGCCTCCAACCCGGAGTTCCTGCGCGAAGGGGCGGCGATTGATGATTTCATGCGCCCCGACCGGGTGGTCGTCGGCGTGCAGAACGACCGCGCCGCCGAGGTCATGGCCGAAATCTACCGGCCATTGTATTTGCGCGATTTCCCGATCCTCACCACCGATCTCGAAAGCGCCGAGATGATCAAATATGCCGCCAATGCGTTTCTGGCGACCAAGATCACCTTCATGAATGAAATCGCAGGCCTCTGTGAGCGGGTGGGATCAGACGTCAAGGAAGTCGCCCGTGGCATCGGGCTGGACGGGCGCATCGGCAATAAGTTCCTGCATGCCGGTCCCGGTTATGGCGGGTCGTGTTTTCCCAAGGATACCGCCGCGCTGGCGCGCATCGGTCAGGACCACGCCTATCCGATGCAGATCACCGAAACGGTGATGCGGGTCAATCAGGAGGTAAAAGCCCGGATGCTGGAGAAGCTGCGCGACGCCTGTGACGGCAGTTTCAACGGCAAGACCATCGCGGTGCTGGGCGTCACCTTCAAACCCAATACCGATGACATGCGCGAGGCGCCCAGCCTCACCATCGTGCCGGCCCTCATTGGGGGCGGCGCCAGGGTGCGGGTGGTGGACCCGCAGGGCGAGGCCGAGGGGCGCGATCTGCTGCCCGGTGTGAAATGGGAAGAAGATCCCTATAAGGCCGCGCGCAATGCGGATCTGGTGGTGCTGTTGACGGAATGGAATGAATTCCGCGCCCTCGATCTGAAGGCGCTGGCGCGCAAGATGGCGCAGCCCCGGATGGTGGATCTGCGCAATATCTACACCGCCAAAGCCGCCAAACGCGCCGGGTTTGAGACCTATATCGGAGTGGGCCGCTAA
- a CDS encoding ParB/RepB/Spo0J family partition protein, producing MAKRKRLSPAQPTYLSTAPESKSALGGPGSLSAPPIAQVASEAATEGALQELTAVLETARAKGLMIEEIALGAIDETHLVRDRLEQDEEEMGALVGSLRARGQQTPIEVVALGQTADGKTHGLISGWRRLTAMRMLYAESNDPAFATIKALVIQPDGAEGAYVAMVEENEIRVNLSHYERARIAVRALREGVYSSQKYALQSLFANATRAKRSKIGSFVTLVEALDEDLLFPTAIREKLGLGLARAFANTPGFADEVVAALRATARPTAEAEQAVLSQLLAAYEGSEMPVPAGDQAASAVPMSERASDPAEQPAPMPRVRSLDPADRIGADERVSVQAAAGVRLGFTPGQQRIELTGTAVDSTLMEDLKAWLRRR from the coding sequence ATGGCAAAACGCAAACGGCTTTCCCCGGCACAGCCGACCTATCTCAGCACCGCGCCTGAGAGCAAATCCGCCCTCGGCGGCCCCGGTTCGCTGTCAGCGCCGCCGATTGCGCAGGTCGCCTCCGAGGCCGCCACAGAGGGCGCGCTGCAGGAGCTGACAGCGGTGCTGGAGACTGCCCGCGCCAAGGGGCTGATGATCGAGGAGATCGCGCTTGGCGCCATCGACGAGACCCATCTGGTGCGCGACCGGCTGGAGCAGGACGAGGAAGAGATGGGGGCGCTGGTGGGATCCCTGCGCGCCCGCGGCCAGCAGACCCCGATCGAGGTGGTGGCCCTGGGCCAGACCGCAGATGGCAAGACCCATGGTTTGATCTCCGGCTGGCGTCGTCTGACCGCGATGCGCATGCTATATGCCGAGAGCAATGATCCCGCCTTTGCCACCATCAAGGCGCTGGTGATTCAGCCCGACGGGGCCGAGGGCGCCTATGTGGCGATGGTTGAGGAAAACGAAATCCGGGTGAACCTCTCCCATTACGAACGCGCACGCATTGCGGTGCGGGCGCTGCGCGAAGGGGTCTACAGCAGCCAGAAATACGCGCTGCAATCGCTGTTTGCCAATGCCACCCGCGCCAAACGCTCCAAGATCGGCAGCTTTGTCACCCTGGTTGAGGCGCTGGATGAGGATCTGCTGTTTCCCACTGCCATCCGCGAGAAACTGGGGCTGGGGCTGGCGCGGGCCTTTGCGAATACACCAGGCTTTGCTGATGAGGTGGTCGCGGCCCTGCGCGCCACCGCCCGCCCCACGGCAGAGGCGGAACAGGCGGTGCTGAGCCAGCTCCTGGCCGCCTATGAGGGGAGTGAGATGCCCGTCCCCGCTGGTGATCAAGCGGCCTCTGCCGTCCCGATGTCTGAACGGGCATCGGATCCTGCAGAACAGCCTGCCCCGATGCCACGGGTGCGCAGCCTTGATCCGGCGGATCGTATTGGCGCGGATGAGCGGGTGAGCGTGCAGGCCGCCGCTGGCGTGCGGCTGGGATTCACCCCCGGCCAGCAGCGGATCGAACTGACGGGGACAGCGGTCGACAGCACCCTGATGGAAGACCTGAAGGCCTGGCTGCGCCGCCGCTGA